Within the Luteimonas sp. JM171 genome, the region ACCCTGATCGAATTCGCCAACCGGCTTCCACCCTCATGGAAGATCCACGGCCTGACCGAAAAGCACATCCTGCGCCGGGCGCTGGCCGACCTGCTGCCCGACCGCATCACGCGGCGGACCAAGCAACCCTACCGCGCACCCGACAGCGCCAGTTTCTTCGTCGGCGGGCGGCCGCTGGATTACGTGGAAGACCTGTTCTCGGCGGACAGCCTGCGCCACAGCGGCCTGTTCGACGTCGACCGGACCACCAGGCTGTTCGCCAAGGCGAGGGCGGGCAGGGCGACGGGGTTCGCGGACAACCAGGCCTTCGTCGGGATCCTGTCGACCCTGCTGCTCCAGCGCAGCCCGCCCGGGACCGCTCCCGGGTCCTACGGGGCCGGCGCCAGGGGTTCAAGCCGCAACAGCTTGCCGTCCGTGCCGTCGGTCAGCACGTAGATGAACCCGTCCGGACCGACCCGGACGTCGCGGATGCGCTCGCGGCCCTGGAGCAGCCGCTCCTCGTGCACGATGCGGTCCCCGTCAAGTTGCAGCCGGATCAGGGCCTGCCCGGCCAGCGCGCCGATGAACAGGTTGCCCTGCCAGCCCGGGAACGCGTCGCCGCTGTAGAACGCCATGCCGCTGACCGCCGGCGAGACCGGCCAGTGATGATGCGGCTGCTCGGTGCCTTCCGCGCTTGTTCCCAGCGCTTCGGGGACGGGGCCGCCGGAGTAATCCTGGCCGTATGTGGCCAGCGGCCAGCCATAGTTGCGCCCGGGCGCCGGGAGATTGATCTCATCGCCACCCATGGGGCCGTGCTCATGGCTCCACAGCTCGCGCGTCTGGGGATGCAGGGCCATGCCCTGGATGTTGCGATGGCCGTAGCTCCACACCTCGGGCCGCGCGTCCGCGCGGCCGGAGAATGGATTGTCGCCGGGCACGCTGCCATCCGGGTACAGCCGCACGATCTTGCCCTGCAGGTGGTCCAGCAGCTGGGCGGAGGCGGCGGAGCGGTTGTCGCCCAGGCCGACGAACATGAAACCCTGCCCGTCAAACACGATCCGCGAGCCCATGTGGGTGCCGTGCGAGAGCTTGGGCTGCTGGCGGAACACCACCTCCAGGTCGTCGAGGCCGTGCTCGCCCAGGCGCCCGCGCGCCACCGCCGTGCCCCCCTTGTTGCCGCGCCAGTTCGGTTCACCGTAGGAGAGGTACACCAGCCGGTCCTCGGCGAACGTCGGCGCAATGGCGACGTCAAGCAGGCCGCTCTGGCCCTGCAGGAACACCTTGGGGACGCCGCCAAGCGGAGGGGAAATGGAGCCGTCGGGAGAAATGCGCCGCAGCCGGCCCGGGCGCTCGGTCACCAGCATGCCGCCATCGGGCAGGAAGGCGAGCGACCAGGGATGCACCAGCCTGTCGGCGACCAGGCGCAGGGCGAACGCCCCGTGCTCGCCCTCCAGCCGCTCGGCCGGCGCGTTGGCGTGATAGCGCGGGTTGGCGGTCATGGCCTGACCGCTGTCCGGATCGCGTTCTAACCCACAAGCCACCAGCGCGACCAGCGACGCCAGGCTTGCGGCAGCGAAGCCGGCGCGGGCGACGCGCGCCAGGCCAGGGGCGGGGGCGGGGACGCGCGGGCTGGAAGGCTTCATCACTCTGCTCGAACGAAGGAATGGATCCACATGTGCCGGCGGCAGCAGCTCAAGCAGTTCATCCTCGAGAATTTCCTGTTCACCGACGACGACTCCGCGTTCGCCGATGATACCTCTCTGATCAAGCAGGGCATCGTCGACTCCACCGGCATCCTGGAGCTCATTCTCTTCATCGAGGAGAGCTGGGCGGT harbors:
- a CDS encoding PQQ-dependent sugar dehydrogenase; the protein is MKPSSPRVPAPAPGLARVARAGFAAASLASLVALVACGLERDPDSGQAMTANPRYHANAPAERLEGEHGAFALRLVADRLVHPWSLAFLPDGGMLVTERPGRLRRISPDGSISPPLGGVPKVFLQGQSGLLDVAIAPTFAEDRLVYLSYGEPNWRGNKGGTAVARGRLGEHGLDDLEVVFRQQPKLSHGTHMGSRIVFDGQGFMFVGLGDNRSAASAQLLDHLQGKIVRLYPDGSVPGDNPFSGRADARPEVWSYGHRNIQGMALHPQTRELWSHEHGPMGGDEINLPAPGRNYGWPLATYGQDYSGGPVPEALGTSAEGTEQPHHHWPVSPAVSGMAFYSGDAFPGWQGNLFIGALAGQALIRLQLDGDRIVHEERLLQGRERIRDVRVGPDGFIYVLTDGTDGKLLRLEPLAPAP
- a CDS encoding acyl carrier protein, translated to MCRRQQLKQFILENFLFTDDDSAFADDTSLIKQGIVDSTGILELILFIEESWAVRVPPEDMTPGNFDSLDAIGHYLDRRLAA